A window of the Oncorhynchus masou masou isolate Uvic2021 chromosome 13, UVic_Omas_1.1, whole genome shotgun sequence genome harbors these coding sequences:
- the LOC135552419 gene encoding E3 ubiquitin-protein ligase RNF115-like translates to MAEAAAAPQNRFFCHCCKGEIDPKLPEFTCPRCESDFIEEVTEGSSLLENSSTAEANDDAGTLFSELWQLLFMEHSALLSDPSTSESESDQSHLQAAAVEGDVEGPSEVPVASVGGTDPLVPEPERPSRPPSQGRRQSHTPAVEGIVQQFLAGLFANNGNPGIAPAALSGMLHSNPGDYAWGQGGLDAVITELLGQFEGTGPPPAEKEMISSLPTVNVSQEQTDSRLECPVCREEYSMGESVKQLPCLHYFHSDCIVPWLELHDTCPVCRKSLDGIDQSIQPPPETPEPLSIRTDPQEERQAI, encoded by the exons ATGGCGGAGGCTGCGGCGGCACCACAAAACCGTTTTTTCTGTCACTGTTGTAAAGGTGAAATCGACCCGAAACTCCCG GAATTCACATGCCCCAGGTGTGAGTCCGATTTCATTGAGGAGGTGACAGAAGGCTCCAG TCTCTTGGAGAACAGCAGCACTGCAGAGGCCAATGATGATGCAGGCACACTCTTTTCAGAG CTGTGGCAGCTGCTGTTTATGGAACACTCTGCTCTTCTCTCGGACCCCTCCAcctctgagtctgagtctgaccAGAGCCATCTACAGGCTGCCGCAGTGGAGGGAGACGTAGAGGGCCCTTCTGAAGTGCCTGTGGCCTCTGTGGGAGGCACAGATCCTTTAGTGCCTGAACCGGAACGCCCCTCTCGTCCGCCTAGCCAGGGGAGGCGACAGTCCCACACGCCAGCAGTGGAGGG TATTGTGCAGCAGTTTTTGGCTGGTCTGTTTGCCAACAATGGAAATCCAGGCATCGCACCAGCTGCAct gtCTGGCATGCTCCATTCAAATCCAGGGGACTATGCCTGGGGTCAGGGAGGTCTAGACGCAGTTATCACAGAG TTGTTAGGTCAGTTTGAGGGCACAGGTCCACCTCCTGCAGAGAAGGAGATGATCTCATCCCTCCCCACAGTCAACGTCTCTCAAGAACAGACAG ATAGCAGACTGGAGTGTCCAGTATGTAGGGAGGAGTACTCCATGGGAGAGTCTGTCAAACAGCTGCCCTGCCTCCATTATTTCCACAGTGACTGCATAGTGCCATGGCTTGAACTG CACGATACCTGTCCTGTGTGTCGTAAAAGTCTTGACGGCATCGACCAGAGCATCCAGCCCCCACCAGAAACCCCAGAGCCCCTCTCCATCAGGACAGACcctcaggaggagagacaggctatTTGA